In Mastomys coucha isolate ucsf_1 unplaced genomic scaffold, UCSF_Mcou_1 pScaffold5, whole genome shotgun sequence, one genomic interval encodes:
- the Spata20 gene encoding spermatogenesis-associated protein 20 isoform X1, which translates to MSHHSSPPPKHKGEHKGHGLPRGSERGSSSRDKDRSAIVSSSVPMPAGGKASRTNCPPPASPKIANRLINEKSPYLLQHAYNPVDWYPWGQEAFDKAKKENKPIFLSVGYSTCHWCHMMEEESFQNEEIGHLLNENFVCVMVDREERPDVDKVYMTFVQATSSGGGWPMNVWLTPSLQPFVGGTYFPPEDGLTRVGFRTVLMRICDQWKQNKNTLLENSQRVTTALLARSEISVGDRQLPPSAATMNSRCFQQLDEGYDEEYGGFAEAPKFPTPVILNFLFSYWLSHRLTQDGSRAQQMALHTLKMMANGGIRDHVGQGFHRYSTDRQWHIPHFEKMLYDQAQLSVVYCQAFQISGDEFYSDVAKGILQYVTRSLSHRSGGFYSAEDADSPPERGMKPQEGAFYVWTVKEVQQLLPEPVVGASEPLTSGQLLMKHYGFSEAGNISSTQDANGELHGRNVLTVRYSLELTAARYGLEVEAVRALLNTGLEKLFQARKHRPKAHLDNKMLAAWNGLMVSGFAVAGAVLGMEKLITQATNGAKFLKRHMFDVSSGRLKRTCYAGPGGTVEQSNPPCWGFLEDYAFVVRGLLDLYEASQESSWLEWALRLQDIQDKLFWDSRGGGYFCSEAELGTDLPLRLKDDQDGAEPSANSVSAHNLLRLHGLTGHKDWMDKCVCLLTAFSERMRRVPVALPEMVRTLLAQQQTLKQIVICGDPQAKDTKALLQCVHSIYIPNKVLILADGDSSSFLSRQLPFLNNLRRVEDRATVYIFENQACSMPITDPCELRKLLHQ; encoded by the exons ATGAGCCACCATTCCTCACCACCCCCAAAACATAAGGGGGAGCACAAAGGCCACGGTCTCCCCCGTGGTTCAGAAAG GGGCAGCTCCTCTCGGGACAAGGACCGAAGTGCTATAGTTAGCAGTTCAGTGCCCATGCCTGCCGGGGGGAAGGCAAGCCGGACTAACTGTCCTCCACCTGCATCGCCGAAGATTGCCAATCGCCTGATCAATGAGAAGTCTCCATACCTCTTACAGCATGCCTACAACCCAGTGGATTG GTACCCCTGGGGACAGGAAGCCTTCGACAaggccaaaaaagaaaacaagccaatTTTTCTCTCAG TGGGGTACTCTACCTGTCACTGGTGCCACATGATGGAGGAAGAATCTTTCCAGAATGAGGAGATAGGGCACCTGCTCAACGAGAACTTTGTCTGTGTGATGGTGGATCGAGAGGAGCGGCCAGATGTGGACAAAGTGTACATGACTTTTGTGCAG GCCACCAGTAGTGGAGGAGGCTGGCCCATGAATGTGTGGCTGACGCCCAGCCTCCAGCCGTTTGTAGGGGGCACCTACTTTCCGCCAGAGGACGGCTTGACTCGAGTCGGCTTCCGAACAGTGTTGATGAGAATCTGTGATCAG tggaaacagaacaaaaacaccCTTCTGGAAAACAGCCAGCGCGTCACCACAGCCCTACTGGCCCGATCTGAGATCAGCGTGGGTGACAGACAGCTTCCACCCTCCGCTGCCACCATGAACAGCCGCTGCTTCCAGCAGTTGGATGAGGGCTATGATGAGGAATACGGTGGCTTCGCTGAGGCCCCCAAGTTTCCCACACCTG TGATCCTGAACTTCCTGTTCTCCTATTGGCTCAGTCACCGACTCACCCAGGATGGCTCCCGAGCTCAGCAGATGGCTTTGCACACCCTTAAGATGATGGCCAACGGAGGCATCCGGGATCATGTGGGGCAG GGCTTTCACCGCTACTCCACGGACCGACAGTGGCACATTCCTCACTTTGAGAAGATGCTGTATGACCAGGCACAACTCTCGGTGGTCTATTGCCAGGCCTTCCAG ATCTCTGGCGATGAATTCTACTCTGATGTCGCCAAAGGCATCCTGCAGTACGTGACCCGGAGTCTGAGCCATCGG TCTGGAGGCTTCTACAGTGCAGAGGATGCCGATTCTCCTCCAGAGCGAGGCATGAAGCCCCAAGAGGGTGCTTTCTATGTGTGGACAGTCAAAGAGGTGCAGCAGCTGCTCCCAGAGCCAGTGGTAGGCGCCAGTGAGCCGCTGACCTCGGGCCAGCTCCTGATGAAACATTATGGATTTAGCGAAGCAGGCAATATCAGCTCCACTCAG GATGCCAACGGGGAACTGCACGGCCGGAATGTTCTGACAGTGCGCTATTCACTAGAGCTGACTGCAGCCCGATATGGCCTGGAGGTGGAGGCGGTGAGGGCCTTGCTCAACACAGGGCTGGAGAAGCTCTTCCAGGCCCGGAAACATCGGCCGAAAGCACACCTGGACAACAAGATGCTGGCTGCCTGGAACG GCTTGATGGTGTCTGGCTTTGCTGTGGCGGGGGCTGTCCTGGGCATGGAAAAGTTAATCACCCAGGCCACCAATGGTGCCAAATTCCTCAAGCGGCACATGTTTGATGTGTCCAGCGGCCGCCTGAAGAGGACATGCTATGCTGGCCCTGGAGGAACTGTGGAGCAAAG CAACCCGCCATGCTGGGGTTTCCTGGAGGACTATGCCTTTGTGGTGCGGGGCCTGCTGGACCTGTACGAGGCCTCACAGGAAAGCTCTTGGCTTGAGTGGGCTCTGCGCCTGCAGGACATACAGGACAAGCTCTTCTGGGACTCCCGAGGTGGTGGCTACTTCTGCAGTGAGGCTGAGCTGGGGACAGACCTGCCTCTTCGCCTGAAGGATG ACCAGGACGGCGCAGAGCCCAGTGCCAACTCTGTGTCGGCCCACAACCTCCTTCGGTTGCATGGCCTCACTGGCCACAAGGATTGGATGGacaagtgtgtgtgcctgttgacAGCCTTCTCTGAGCGCATGCGCCGTGTCCCAGTGGCCTTGCCTGAGATGGTCCGTACCCTCTTAGCTCAACAGCAGACTCTGAAGCAG ATTGTGATCTGTGGAGACCCCCAGGCCAAGGACACCAAGGCTCTGCTGCAATGCGTGCACTCCATCTACATCCCTAACAAG GTGCTCATTCTGGCTGACGGAGACTCATCGAGCTTCCTGTCCCGTCAGCTTCCCTTCCTGAACAACCTTCGACGAGTAGAAGACCGGGCCACAGTCTACATATTTGAGAACCAAGCCTGCTCCATGCCTATCACTGATCCCTGTGAATTACGAAAGCTGCTACACCAATAA
- the Epn3 gene encoding epsin-3 isoform X2 — translation MTTSALRRQVKNIVHNYSEAEIKVREATSNDPWGPPSSLMSEIADLTFNTVAFAEVMGMVWRRLNDSGKNWRHVYKALTLLDYLLKTGSERVAHQCRENLYTIQTLKDFQYIDRDGKDQGVNVREKVKQVMALLRDEERLRQERTHALKTKERMALEGMGIGSGQLGFSRRSRGSPSSYTSASSSPRYASDLEQARPQTSGEEELQLQLALAMSREEAEKPVPPASHRDEDLQLQLALSLSRQEHEKGVRSWKGDDSPVANGAEPAGQLRRDREPEREERKEEEKLKTSQSSILDLADIFAPAPALPSTHCSADPWDIPGLRLNTEPSGSSWGPSADPWSPVPSGNALSRSQPWDLLPTLSSSEPWGRTPVLPSGPPIADPWAPSSPARKLSSTGADPWGASVETSDTSELDPFGDPSPSCKQNGMKEPEALDLGVLGEALTQQPGKEARPCRTPESFLGPSASSLVNLDSLVKAPLAARTRNPFLTGLSAPSPTNPFGVGEQGRPTLNQMRTGSPALGLPPGGPVGAPLGSMTYSASLPLPLSSVPVGATLPASVSVFPQTGAFAPPPASLPQPLLPTSGPMGPLPPQAATNPFL, via the exons ATGACAACCTCTGCCCTCCGACGCCAGGTGAAGAACATAGTTCACAACTACTCTGAGGCTGAGATCAAAGTGCGTGAGGCCACCAGCAATGACCCCTGGGGCCCACCCAGTTCGCTCATGTCAGAGATTGCTGATCTGACCTTCAACACAGTGGCCTTTGCCGAGGTTATGGGTATGGTGTGGCGGCGGCTCAACGACAGCGGTAAGAACTGGCGACATGTATACAAGGCTCTGACACTGTTGGACTACCTGCTCAAGACGGGCTCGGAGCGTGTGGCCCACCAGTGCCGTGAGAACCTCTACACCATCCAGACTCTCAAGGACTTCCAGTATATTGACCGGGATGGCAAGGACCAGGGTGTCAATGTCCGTGAGAAGGTCAAACAGGTGATGGCCCTTCTCAGGGACGAGGAGCGCCTGCGGCAAGAGCGAACCCATGCTCTCAAAACCAAAGAGCGAATGGCCCTGGAAGGCATGGGTATTGGCAGTGGGCAGCTGGGCTTCAGCCGCAGATCTCGAGGCTCCCCCTCTTCTTACACAT CTGCATCTTCGTCCCCACGCTATGCCTCAGACCTGGAGCAGGCACGGCCCCAGACTTCTGGAGAAGAagagctgcagctgcagctggccTTGGCCATGAGCCGCGAAGAGGCTGAAAAG CCAGTCCCCCCAGCCTCCCACAGGGACGAGGACCTACAGCTGCAGCTGGCTCTGAGCCTGAGCCGGCAAGAGCATGAGAAG GGGGTGAGATCCTGGAAGGGAGATGACTCTCCAGTAGCCAATGGCGCCGAACCTGCTGGCCAGCTTCGACGGGACAGGGAgcctgagagagaagagagaaaggaggaggagaagctgaaAACTAGCCAG TCCTCCATCCTAGACTTGGCTGACATCTTCGCACCTGCCCCGGCCCTGCCTTCCACACACTGCTCTGCTGACCCATGGGACATCCCAG gtctcagGCTGAACACAGAGCCAAGTGGCTCCTCTTGGGGACCTTCTGCAGACCCCTGGTCTCCAGTTCCCTCTGGAAATGCCCTGTCCCGAAGCCAGCCTTGGGATTTACTCCctactctttcttcctctgagCCCTGGGGCAGGACCCCAGTGCTGCCTTCTGGACCCCCCATCGCAGACCCCTGGGCACCAAGTTCCCCTGCCCGAAAACTCTCCAGCACTGGAGCAGACCCTTGGGGGGCCTCTGTGGAGACCTCTGACACCTCTG AGCTAGACCCATTCGGAGATCCCAGCCCCAGTTGCAAGCAAAATGGCATGAAGGAGCCTGAAGCTCTTGACCTGGGTGTGCTAGGAGAGGCGCTAACGCAGCAGCCAGGAAAGGAAGCGCGCCCCTGCCGGACTCCAGAGTCCTTCCTGGGcccctctgcctcttctttgGTCAACTTGGACTCACTAGTCAAGGCACCCCTGGCTGCAAGGACCCGGAATCCCTTCCTGACAG GTCTGAGTGCTCCATCCCCTACCAACCCGTTTGGCGTGGGCGAGCAAGGCAGGCCGACCCTGAACCAGATGCGCACCGGCTCCCCTGCGCTGGGCCTGCCGCCCGGGGGACCCGTCGGGGCACCCTTGGGCTCTATGACCTACAGCGCCTCCCTGCCCCTCCCGCTCAGCAGCGTGCCGGTCGGCGCGACCCTCCCCGCCTCGGTCAGTGTCTTCCCGCAAACGGGAGCCTTCGCCCCGCCGCCGGCGAGCTTGCCTCAGCCACTGCTGCCCACGTCCGGCCCGATGGGGCCGTTGCCCCCGCAGGCTGCCACTAATCCCTTCCTCTGA
- the Spata20 gene encoding spermatogenesis-associated protein 20 isoform X2: MILSDLTDTLPTARGSSSRDKDRSAIVSSSVPMPAGGKASRTNCPPPASPKIANRLINEKSPYLLQHAYNPVDWYPWGQEAFDKAKKENKPIFLSVGYSTCHWCHMMEEESFQNEEIGHLLNENFVCVMVDREERPDVDKVYMTFVQATSSGGGWPMNVWLTPSLQPFVGGTYFPPEDGLTRVGFRTVLMRICDQWKQNKNTLLENSQRVTTALLARSEISVGDRQLPPSAATMNSRCFQQLDEGYDEEYGGFAEAPKFPTPVILNFLFSYWLSHRLTQDGSRAQQMALHTLKMMANGGIRDHVGQGFHRYSTDRQWHIPHFEKMLYDQAQLSVVYCQAFQISGDEFYSDVAKGILQYVTRSLSHRSGGFYSAEDADSPPERGMKPQEGAFYVWTVKEVQQLLPEPVVGASEPLTSGQLLMKHYGFSEAGNISSTQDANGELHGRNVLTVRYSLELTAARYGLEVEAVRALLNTGLEKLFQARKHRPKAHLDNKMLAAWNGLMVSGFAVAGAVLGMEKLITQATNGAKFLKRHMFDVSSGRLKRTCYAGPGGTVEQSNPPCWGFLEDYAFVVRGLLDLYEASQESSWLEWALRLQDIQDKLFWDSRGGGYFCSEAELGTDLPLRLKDDQDGAEPSANSVSAHNLLRLHGLTGHKDWMDKCVCLLTAFSERMRRVPVALPEMVRTLLAQQQTLKQIVICGDPQAKDTKALLQCVHSIYIPNKVLILADGDSSSFLSRQLPFLNNLRRVEDRATVYIFENQACSMPITDPCELRKLLHQ, from the exons ATGATCCTCTCTGATCTCACAGATACCCTTCCTACTGCCAG GGGCAGCTCCTCTCGGGACAAGGACCGAAGTGCTATAGTTAGCAGTTCAGTGCCCATGCCTGCCGGGGGGAAGGCAAGCCGGACTAACTGTCCTCCACCTGCATCGCCGAAGATTGCCAATCGCCTGATCAATGAGAAGTCTCCATACCTCTTACAGCATGCCTACAACCCAGTGGATTG GTACCCCTGGGGACAGGAAGCCTTCGACAaggccaaaaaagaaaacaagccaatTTTTCTCTCAG TGGGGTACTCTACCTGTCACTGGTGCCACATGATGGAGGAAGAATCTTTCCAGAATGAGGAGATAGGGCACCTGCTCAACGAGAACTTTGTCTGTGTGATGGTGGATCGAGAGGAGCGGCCAGATGTGGACAAAGTGTACATGACTTTTGTGCAG GCCACCAGTAGTGGAGGAGGCTGGCCCATGAATGTGTGGCTGACGCCCAGCCTCCAGCCGTTTGTAGGGGGCACCTACTTTCCGCCAGAGGACGGCTTGACTCGAGTCGGCTTCCGAACAGTGTTGATGAGAATCTGTGATCAG tggaaacagaacaaaaacaccCTTCTGGAAAACAGCCAGCGCGTCACCACAGCCCTACTGGCCCGATCTGAGATCAGCGTGGGTGACAGACAGCTTCCACCCTCCGCTGCCACCATGAACAGCCGCTGCTTCCAGCAGTTGGATGAGGGCTATGATGAGGAATACGGTGGCTTCGCTGAGGCCCCCAAGTTTCCCACACCTG TGATCCTGAACTTCCTGTTCTCCTATTGGCTCAGTCACCGACTCACCCAGGATGGCTCCCGAGCTCAGCAGATGGCTTTGCACACCCTTAAGATGATGGCCAACGGAGGCATCCGGGATCATGTGGGGCAG GGCTTTCACCGCTACTCCACGGACCGACAGTGGCACATTCCTCACTTTGAGAAGATGCTGTATGACCAGGCACAACTCTCGGTGGTCTATTGCCAGGCCTTCCAG ATCTCTGGCGATGAATTCTACTCTGATGTCGCCAAAGGCATCCTGCAGTACGTGACCCGGAGTCTGAGCCATCGG TCTGGAGGCTTCTACAGTGCAGAGGATGCCGATTCTCCTCCAGAGCGAGGCATGAAGCCCCAAGAGGGTGCTTTCTATGTGTGGACAGTCAAAGAGGTGCAGCAGCTGCTCCCAGAGCCAGTGGTAGGCGCCAGTGAGCCGCTGACCTCGGGCCAGCTCCTGATGAAACATTATGGATTTAGCGAAGCAGGCAATATCAGCTCCACTCAG GATGCCAACGGGGAACTGCACGGCCGGAATGTTCTGACAGTGCGCTATTCACTAGAGCTGACTGCAGCCCGATATGGCCTGGAGGTGGAGGCGGTGAGGGCCTTGCTCAACACAGGGCTGGAGAAGCTCTTCCAGGCCCGGAAACATCGGCCGAAAGCACACCTGGACAACAAGATGCTGGCTGCCTGGAACG GCTTGATGGTGTCTGGCTTTGCTGTGGCGGGGGCTGTCCTGGGCATGGAAAAGTTAATCACCCAGGCCACCAATGGTGCCAAATTCCTCAAGCGGCACATGTTTGATGTGTCCAGCGGCCGCCTGAAGAGGACATGCTATGCTGGCCCTGGAGGAACTGTGGAGCAAAG CAACCCGCCATGCTGGGGTTTCCTGGAGGACTATGCCTTTGTGGTGCGGGGCCTGCTGGACCTGTACGAGGCCTCACAGGAAAGCTCTTGGCTTGAGTGGGCTCTGCGCCTGCAGGACATACAGGACAAGCTCTTCTGGGACTCCCGAGGTGGTGGCTACTTCTGCAGTGAGGCTGAGCTGGGGACAGACCTGCCTCTTCGCCTGAAGGATG ACCAGGACGGCGCAGAGCCCAGTGCCAACTCTGTGTCGGCCCACAACCTCCTTCGGTTGCATGGCCTCACTGGCCACAAGGATTGGATGGacaagtgtgtgtgcctgttgacAGCCTTCTCTGAGCGCATGCGCCGTGTCCCAGTGGCCTTGCCTGAGATGGTCCGTACCCTCTTAGCTCAACAGCAGACTCTGAAGCAG ATTGTGATCTGTGGAGACCCCCAGGCCAAGGACACCAAGGCTCTGCTGCAATGCGTGCACTCCATCTACATCCCTAACAAG GTGCTCATTCTGGCTGACGGAGACTCATCGAGCTTCCTGTCCCGTCAGCTTCCCTTCCTGAACAACCTTCGACGAGTAGAAGACCGGGCCACAGTCTACATATTTGAGAACCAAGCCTGCTCCATGCCTATCACTGATCCCTGTGAATTACGAAAGCTGCTACACCAATAA
- the Epn3 gene encoding epsin-3 isoform X1 produces MTTSALRRQVKNIVHNYSEAEIKVREATSNDPWGPPSSLMSEIADLTFNTVAFAEVMGMVWRRLNDSGKNWRHVYKALTLLDYLLKTGSERVAHQCRENLYTIQTLKDFQYIDRDGKDQGVNVREKVKQVMALLRDEERLRQERTHALKTKERMALEGMGIGSGQLGFSRRSRGSPSSYTSASSSPRYASDLEQARPQTSGEEELQLQLALAMSREEAEKPVPPASHRDEDLQLQLALSLSRQEHEKGVRSWKGDDSPVANGAEPAGQLRRDREPEREERKEEEKLKTSQSSILDLADIFAPAPALPSTHCSADPWDIPGLRLNTEPSGSSWGPSADPWSPVPSGNALSRSQPWDLLPTLSSSEPWGRTPVLPSGPPIADPWAPSSPARKLSSTGADPWGASVETSDTSALGGVSPFDPFAKPLESTEPKESQDSAQALPTGKSPSPVELDPFGDPSPSCKQNGMKEPEALDLGVLGEALTQQPGKEARPCRTPESFLGPSASSLVNLDSLVKAPLAARTRNPFLTGLSAPSPTNPFGVGEQGRPTLNQMRTGSPALGLPPGGPVGAPLGSMTYSASLPLPLSSVPVGATLPASVSVFPQTGAFAPPPASLPQPLLPTSGPMGPLPPQAATNPFL; encoded by the exons ATGACAACCTCTGCCCTCCGACGCCAGGTGAAGAACATAGTTCACAACTACTCTGAGGCTGAGATCAAAGTGCGTGAGGCCACCAGCAATGACCCCTGGGGCCCACCCAGTTCGCTCATGTCAGAGATTGCTGATCTGACCTTCAACACAGTGGCCTTTGCCGAGGTTATGGGTATGGTGTGGCGGCGGCTCAACGACAGCGGTAAGAACTGGCGACATGTATACAAGGCTCTGACACTGTTGGACTACCTGCTCAAGACGGGCTCGGAGCGTGTGGCCCACCAGTGCCGTGAGAACCTCTACACCATCCAGACTCTCAAGGACTTCCAGTATATTGACCGGGATGGCAAGGACCAGGGTGTCAATGTCCGTGAGAAGGTCAAACAGGTGATGGCCCTTCTCAGGGACGAGGAGCGCCTGCGGCAAGAGCGAACCCATGCTCTCAAAACCAAAGAGCGAATGGCCCTGGAAGGCATGGGTATTGGCAGTGGGCAGCTGGGCTTCAGCCGCAGATCTCGAGGCTCCCCCTCTTCTTACACAT CTGCATCTTCGTCCCCACGCTATGCCTCAGACCTGGAGCAGGCACGGCCCCAGACTTCTGGAGAAGAagagctgcagctgcagctggccTTGGCCATGAGCCGCGAAGAGGCTGAAAAG CCAGTCCCCCCAGCCTCCCACAGGGACGAGGACCTACAGCTGCAGCTGGCTCTGAGCCTGAGCCGGCAAGAGCATGAGAAG GGGGTGAGATCCTGGAAGGGAGATGACTCTCCAGTAGCCAATGGCGCCGAACCTGCTGGCCAGCTTCGACGGGACAGGGAgcctgagagagaagagagaaaggaggaggagaagctgaaAACTAGCCAG TCCTCCATCCTAGACTTGGCTGACATCTTCGCACCTGCCCCGGCCCTGCCTTCCACACACTGCTCTGCTGACCCATGGGACATCCCAG gtctcagGCTGAACACAGAGCCAAGTGGCTCCTCTTGGGGACCTTCTGCAGACCCCTGGTCTCCAGTTCCCTCTGGAAATGCCCTGTCCCGAAGCCAGCCTTGGGATTTACTCCctactctttcttcctctgagCCCTGGGGCAGGACCCCAGTGCTGCCTTCTGGACCCCCCATCGCAGACCCCTGGGCACCAAGTTCCCCTGCCCGAAAACTCTCCAGCACTGGAGCAGACCCTTGGGGGGCCTCTGTGGAGACCTCTGACACCTCTG CTCTAGGTGGTGTCTCGCCCTTCGACCCATTTGCCAAACCTCTAGAATCCACAGAACCCAAGGAGAGCCAGGACAGTGCCCAGGCCCTGCCCACGGGGAAGTCCCCCAGCCCTGTGG AGCTAGACCCATTCGGAGATCCCAGCCCCAGTTGCAAGCAAAATGGCATGAAGGAGCCTGAAGCTCTTGACCTGGGTGTGCTAGGAGAGGCGCTAACGCAGCAGCCAGGAAAGGAAGCGCGCCCCTGCCGGACTCCAGAGTCCTTCCTGGGcccctctgcctcttctttgGTCAACTTGGACTCACTAGTCAAGGCACCCCTGGCTGCAAGGACCCGGAATCCCTTCCTGACAG GTCTGAGTGCTCCATCCCCTACCAACCCGTTTGGCGTGGGCGAGCAAGGCAGGCCGACCCTGAACCAGATGCGCACCGGCTCCCCTGCGCTGGGCCTGCCGCCCGGGGGACCCGTCGGGGCACCCTTGGGCTCTATGACCTACAGCGCCTCCCTGCCCCTCCCGCTCAGCAGCGTGCCGGTCGGCGCGACCCTCCCCGCCTCGGTCAGTGTCTTCCCGCAAACGGGAGCCTTCGCCCCGCCGCCGGCGAGCTTGCCTCAGCCACTGCTGCCCACGTCCGGCCCGATGGGGCCGTTGCCCCCGCAGGCTGCCACTAATCCCTTCCTCTGA